In Labrus bergylta chromosome 6, fLabBer1.1, whole genome shotgun sequence, the following proteins share a genomic window:
- the LOC110005326 gene encoding interferon-induced protein with tetratricopeptide repeats 1-like: protein MEKALSPRVRRLVPSGGDRSAAQSQTTLESLQCHFTWDLDRSRPKLLLLKDKMEDFSTEKGNRWLGHIYNLWGFIQYKLGLNEEANSLFQKAAETLNKLRDADEGPWLVVNYGNLAWLHHHLGDLEESQACLSKVDALMEKYPSPSQDDLHPEICAEKAWTLMFFGEDMILVVDYYEKAARMQADMVDWNTSYVIWLKNAQNFSDTRLDPDLLEKMRQAKERDPENLYLAALYLDQRADEGENIRDEVRELAGNVSTLCCSSSGMWALLNLYIKYISVDEAVDLAEEVLKEHPDVHYLKRLVAFCYRWRIVYKRRDYPDPEQSMMDRAIALHEELLSLYPHTPLKKEIDLAIIYAMSRHSKAKAEQIFQKLLENEPAEPEDKQMLYNKYAHHLFFHQNDSHRSIQYHMKAAAIPEKSSFRENSIRILERNKQRRIMCREIEEFFGNLQEPRQ from the exons atggagaaggctctgtccccccggGTTCGTCGCTTGGTTCCAAGTGGGGGAGACAGGAG tgctgctcagagtcaaaccacactggagtccctgcagtgccacttcacctgggacctggaccgcagcaggccgaaacttttacttctgaaagacaaaatggaggacttcagcacagagaagggaaatagatggctgggccacatttacaacctgtgggggttcattcagtataaactggggttaaatgaagaggctaacagtttgttccagaaggctgcagagaccctcaacaagctgagagacgcagatgagggtccttggttagtggtgaactacgggaacctggcctggctgcaccaccacctgggagatctagaggagagtcaggcttgcctgtcaaaggttgatgccctgatggaaaaatacccatctccatcccaggacgacctccatccagagatctgcgctgaaaaggcctggaccctgatgttcttCGGAGAGGACATGATTctggttgttgattactacgagaaagctgccaggatgcaggcggacatggtggattggaacaccagctatgtcatatggttaaagaacgcccaaaacttcagtgacacaaggctggaccctgacctcttggagaaaatgagacaagccaaggaacgggatccagagaacttgtacctCGCTGCACTCTACCTTGACcaacgtgctgatgaaggagaaaacattcgagatgaagtccgtgagttggctggaaatgtgagcactctgtgctgcagtagcagtggcatgtgggccttactaaacctttacataaaatacatatcagttgatgaggccgttgatttggcagaggaagttctgaaagaacatccagatgtgcaTTATCTGAAGAGATTAGTTGCGTtctgctacagatggaggatcGTTTATAAAAGGAGAGATTACCCTGatccagaacaaagcatgatggacagagcaatcgctctccacgaggagctgctctctctttaccctcacaCTCCACTCAAAAAGGAAATTGACCTCGCAATTATCTATGCAATGTCACgtcacagcaaggccaaagctgagcagatatttcagaaactgctcgaaaatgaacctgcagaacctgaagacaaacagatgctttacaacaaatatgcacatcatttattctttcatcaaaatgactcccacaggtcgatacagtatcacatgaaggcagcagcaataccaGAAAAATCTTCCTTCCGTGAGAACAGCATCAGAATCTTGGAGAGGAATAAACAAAGACGcataatgtgcagagaaattGAGGAGTTTTTCGGAAACCTGCAAGAGCCAAGGCAGTAa
- the LOC136179471 gene encoding interferon-induced protein with tetratricopeptide repeats 1-like yields the protein MEAACRSVRVNCEIGGDLVVKGFMCKEQDFELDTVRDSAAQSQTTLESLQCHFTWDLDRSRPKLLRLTDKMEDFSTEEGNRWLGHIYNLWGFIQYKMGLNEEANSLFHKAAETLNKLRDADEGAWLVVNYGNLAWLHHHLGDQAESQAYLSKVDALMEKYPSPSQDDLHPEICAEKAWTLTFFGEDKKLVVDYYEKAARMQPDMVDWNTSYVIWLKNAQNFSDPRLDPDLLEKMRQAKERDPENLYLAALYLDQRADEGENIRDEVRELAGNVSTLCCSGSGMWALLNLYIKYISVDEAVDLAEKVLKEHPDVCYLKKLVALCYRWRIIYKSSSSPEQSMMDRAITLHEELLSLYPHSSLRNETDLATIYAKSHHSKAKAEQIFQKLLKNEPAEPEDKQMLYNKYANHLYFNLNDSHRSTQYHMKAAAIPEISFSRENSIRILEETKDRGIMCREIEEFLRNLQEPRKSRWGGKFRGDNFVQAKKKK from the exons ATggaggctgcgtgcaggagtgtgagggtgaactGTGAGATAGGAGGGGacctggtggttaagggctttatgtgtaaggagcaggattttgaattggatacGGTACGAGACAG tgctgctcagagtcaaaccacactggagtccctgcagtgccaTTTCACCTGGGACCTGGACCGCAGCAGGCCGAAACTTTTACGTCTCACAGACaagatggaggacttcagcacagaggagggaaatagatggctgggccacatttacaacctgtgggggttcattcagtataagatggggttaaatgaagaggctaacagtttgttccataaagctgcagagaccctcaacaagctgagagatgcagatgagggtgcttggttagtggtgaactacgggaacctggcctggctgcaccaccacctgggagatcaagcagagagtcaggcttacctgtcaaaggttgatgccctgatggaaaaatacccatctccatcacaggacgacctccatccagagatctgcgctgaaaaggcctggaccctgaCGTTCTTCGGAGAGGATAAGAagctggttgttgattactacgagaaagctgccaggatgcagccggacatggtggattggaacaccagctatgtcatatggttaaagaacgcccaaaacttcagtgacccaaggctggaccctgacctcttggagaaaatgagacaagccaaggaacgggatccagagaacttgtacctCGCTGCGCTCTACCTTGACcaacgtgctgatgaaggagaaaacattcgagatgaagtccgtgagttggctggaaatgtgagcactctgtgctgcagtggcagtggcatgtgggccttactaaacctttacataaaatacatatcagttgatgaggccgttgatttggcagagaaagttctgaaagaacatccagatgtgtGTTATCTGAAGAAATTAGTTGCGCtctgctacagatggaggatcatttataaaagcagtagttccccagaacaaagcatgatggacagagcaatcactctccacgaggagctgctctctctttaccctcactcttcactcaGAAACGAAACAGACCTCGCAACTATCTatgcaaagtcacatcacagcaaggccaaagctgagcagatatttcagaaactgctcaaaaatgaacctgcagaacctgaagacaaacagatgctatacaacaaatatgcaaatcatTTATACTTTAATCTAAATGACTCCCACAGATCGACacagtatcacatgaaggcagcagcaataccaGAAATATCCTTCAGCCGTGAGAACAGCATCAGAATCCTGGAGGAGACTAAAGACAGAGGcataatgtgcagagaaatagaggagtttctcagaaatCTGCAAGAGCCAAGGAAGTCCAGATGgggaggcaaatttaggggggacaattttgtccaagcaaaaaaaaaaaaataa
- the LOC136179472 gene encoding interferon-induced protein with tetratricopeptide repeats 1B-like, whose translation MGAAQSQTTLESLQCHFTWDLDRSRPKLLRLTHKMEDFSKEKGNRWLGHIYNLWGFIQYKLGLNEEANSLFQKATEALNKLRVADEGPWLVVNYGNLAWLHHHLGDQAESQAYLSKVDALMEKDPSPSQDDLHPEICAEKAWTLMFFGEDKKLVVDYYEKAARMQPKMVDWNTSYVIWLKKVKNFSDTRLDPDLLEKMRQAKERDPENLYLAALYLEQLADKGENIRDEVRELAKNVSSNCSNSCMWALLNLYIEHISVDEAVDLAEKVLKKHPDVRYLKKFVAVCYRWRIIYKSNSSPEQSMMDRAIALHEELISLYPHSSLKREIELATIYAKSHHSKAKAEQIFQKLLKNEPAEPEDKQMLYNIYANHLYFHQNDSHRSIQYHMNAAAIPEISFSRENSIRILEKTKYRGIMCREISQKSARAKAVKIGRQI comes from the exons atggg tgctgctcagagtcaaaccacactggagtccctgcagtgccactTCACCTGGGACCTGGACCGCAGCAGGCCGAAACTTTTACGTCTCACGCACaagatggaggacttcagcaaagagaagggaaatagatggctgggccacatttacaacctgtgggggttcattcagtataaactggggttaaatgaagaggctaacAGTTTGTTCCAGAAGGCTACGGAGGCACTCAACAAGCTGAGAGTAGCAGATGAGGGTccttggttagtggtgaactacgggaacctggcctggctgcaccaccacctgggagatcaagcagagagtcaggcttacctgtcaaaggttgatgccctgatggaaaaagacccatctccatcccaggacgacctccatccagagatctgcgctgaaaaggcctggaccctgatgttcttcggagaggataagaagctggttgttgattactacgagaaagctgccaggatgcagccgaaaatggtggattggaacaccagctatgtcatatggttaaagaaGGTCAAAAACTTCAGTGACACAAGgctggaccctgacctcttggagaaaatgagacaagccaaggaacgggatccagagaacttgtacctCGCTGCGCTCTACCTTGAACAACTTGCTGataaaggagaaaacattcgagatgaagtccgtgagttggctaaaaatgtgagcagtaactgcaGTAACAGTTgcatgtgggccttactaaacctttacataGAACACATATCTGTTGATGAGGCCGTTGATTTGGCAGAGAAAGTTCTGAAAAAACATCCAGATGTGCGTTATCTGAAGAAATTTGTTGCAGtctgctacagatggaggatcATTTATAAAAGCAATAGTTCcccagaacaaagcatgatggacagagcaatcgctctccacgaggagctgatctctctttaccctcactcttcactcaAAAGGGAAATAGAGCTCGCAACTATCTatgcaaagtcacatcacagcaaggccaaagctgagcagatatttcagaaactgctcaaaaatgaacctgcagaacctgaagacaaacagatgctttacaacATATATGCAAATCATTTATACTTTCATCAAAATGACTCCCACAGGTCGATACAGTATCACATGAACGCAGCAGCAATACCAGAAATATCCTTCAGCCGTGAGAACAGCATCAGAATCCTGGAGAAGACTAAATACCGAGGcataatgtgcagagaaatttctcagaaatctgcaagagccaaggcagtaaagatagggaggcaaatttag
- the LOC136179473 gene encoding interferon-induced protein with tetratricopeptide repeats 1-like gives MDEGVHRPSPSGAAQSQTTLESLQCHFTWDLDRSRPKLLLLKDKMEDFSTEKGNRWLGHSYNLWGFIQYKLGLNEEARSLFQKAAETLNKLRDADEGPWLVVNYGNLAWLHHHLGDLEESQAYLSKVDALMEKYPFPTQDDLHPEIYAEKAWTLMFFGEHKKLVVDYFEKAARMQPDMVDWNTSYVIWLKNAQNFSDPMLDPDLLEKMRKAKERDPENLYLAVLYLEQRADEGENIQDEVRELAGNVSTLCCSDSGMWALLNLYIKYISADEAVDLAEEVLKEHPDVRYLKRCVAFCYRWRIVYKRRDYPDPEQSMMDRAIALHEELLSLYPHTPLKKEIDLAIIYAMSHHSKAKAEQIFQKLLENEPAEPEDKQMLYNRYAHHLFFHQNDSHRSIQYHMKAAAISEKSSFRENSIRILERNKDRGIMCREIEEFFGNLQEPRQ, from the coding sequence tgctgctcagagtcaaaccacactggagtccctgcagtgccacttcacctgggacctggaccgcagcaggccgaaacttttacttctgaaagacaaaatggaggacttcagcacagagaagggaaatagatggctgggccacagttacaacctgtgggggttcattcagtataagctggggttaaatgaagaggcgAGGAGCTTGTtccagaaggctgcagagaccctcaacaagctgagagatgcagatgagggtccttggttagtggtgaactacgggaacctggcctggctgcaccaccacctgggagatctagaggagagtcaggcttacctgtcaaaggttgatgccctgatggaaaaatacccatTTCCAACCCAGgacgacctccatccagagatatacgctgaaaaggcctggaccctgatgttcttTGGAGAGCATAAGAagctggttgttgattactttgagaaagctgccaggatgcagccggacatggtggattggaacaccagctatgtcatatggttaaagaacgcccaaaacttcagtgacccaatgctggaccctgacctcttggagaaaatgagaaaagccaaggaacgggatccagagaacttgtacctTGCTGTGCTCTACCTTGAAcaacgtgctgatgaaggagaaaacattcaagatgaagtccgtgagttggctggaaatgtgagcactctgtgctgcagtgacagtggcatgtgggccttactaaacctttacataaaatacatatctgctgatgaggccgttgatttggcagaggaagttctgaaagaacatccagatgtgcgTTATCTGAAGAGATGTGTTGCGTtctgctacagatggaggatcGTTTATAAAAGGAGAGATTACCCTGatccagaacaaagcatgatggacagagcaatcgctctccacgaggagctgctctctctttaccctcacaCTCCACTCAAAAAGGAAATTGACCTCGCAATTATCTATGCAATGTCAcatcacagcaaggccaaagctgagcagatatttcagaaactgctcgaaaatgaacctgcagaacctgaagacaaacagatgctttacaacAGATATGCACATCATTTATTCTTTCATCAAAATGACTCCCACAGGTCGAtacagtatcacatgaaggcagcagcaataTCAGAAAAATCTTCCTTCCGTGAGAACAGCATCAGAATCCTGGAGAGGAATAAAGACAGAGGcataatgtgcagagaaattGAGGAGTTTTTCGGAAACCTGCAAGAGCCAAGGCAGTAa